One Hordeum vulgare subsp. vulgare chromosome 4H, MorexV3_pseudomolecules_assembly, whole genome shotgun sequence DNA window includes the following coding sequences:
- the LOC123447719 gene encoding putative cyclin-dependent kinase F-2 — MVAGKRPAAVLDAGHVTHQEPEATFCKRRRVRIGTTTAFEFQDTPCLGEGSFGAVLKARHRVTGKTVAIKVLRSTDDPAVANREIEEEAGFLEACAPNPYVVGTRGLFRDPITRNLCLAMDYVGPNLRAFLSERPPLPEAIVKGFMWQLLTGTSKMHMHHIIHRDIKPHNILVGEGGKILKICDLGLAMSLETAKLPYKFAGTMPYMAPEILLGKPDYAERVDTWSLGCVMAEMLTGEMLFKADKKDDRIAQLSAIFRVLGLPWPEFVAAKAQQEQHNTLGNLFPRETLSQDGFQVLKGLLECNPAKRLTAAAALQLPWFAPKLHTDDDVPELPSRRNVLRIKIVQTGTLKKKTVLRIKFAPATPKKNVGQIKVTPPAMPGTKKNLQRIKVIPPATPTP, encoded by the coding sequence ATGGTGGCCGGCAAGCGACCAGCTGCCGTCCTCGACGCCGGCCACGTGACGCATCAAGAACCAGAAGCAACCTTCTGCAAGAGGAGGCGCGTCCGCATCGGCACCACGACGGCCTTCGAGTTCCAGGACACGCCCTGCCTCGGCGAGGGCAGCTTCGGCGCAGTCCTCAAGGCGCGCCACCGCGTCACCGGCAAGACCGTCGCCATCAAGGTCCTCCGCTCCACCGACGATCCCGCCGTCGCCAACAGAGAGATCGAGGAGGAGGCCGGCTTCCTCGAGGCCTGCGCCCCGAACCCTTACGTCGTCGGCACCCGTGGACTCTTCCGCGACCCGATCACCCGCAACCTCTGCCTCGCCATGGACTACGTCGGGCCGAACCTCCGCGCCTTCCTGTCCGAGAGGCCGCCGCTCCCGGAGGCCATCGTGAAAGGCTTCATGTGGCAGCTCCTGACCGGCACCAGCAAGATGCACATGCATCACATCATCCACCGCGACATCAAGCCGCACAACATCCTCGTCGGCGAAGGAGGAAAGATCCTCAAGATCTGCGACCTCGGGCTAGCCATGTCCTTGGAGACCGCCAAGTTGCCGTACAAATTTGCTGGCACCATGCCCTACATGGCGCCCGAGATCCTCCTGGGCAAGCCGGACTATGCCGAGCGCGTCGACACGTGGTCGCTGGGATGCGTCATGGCCGAGATGCTAACCGGCGAGATGCTGTTTAAGGCCGACAAAAAGGACGACAGGATCGCCCAGCTCTCGGCTATCTTCCGCGTTCTTGGGTTACCTTGGCCGGAGTTCGTCGCGGCCAAGGCGCAGCAGGAGCAGCACAACACGCTGGGAAACCTCTTCCCCCGGGAGACCTTGTCCCAGGACGGCTTCCAAGTCTTGAAAGGGCTTCTCGAGTGCAACCCAGCTAAGCGGCTCACGGCGGCCGCTGCGCTCCAACTCCCGTGGTTCGCGCCCAAGCTCcacaccgacgacgacgtgccAGAGCTGCCGTCAAGAAGGAACGTACTGCGGATCAAGATCGTTCAGACGGGGACACTGAAGAAGAAGACTGTGCTGCGGATCAAATTCGCTCCGGCGACACCCAAGAAGAACGTCGGGCAGATCAAGGTCACCCCGCCAGCGATGCCAGGAACGAAGAAGAACCTGCAGCGGATCAAGGTCATCCCACCAGCGACACCAACACCATAG